A region of Sulfitobacter faviae DNA encodes the following proteins:
- the argH gene encoding argininosuccinate lyase yields MTDTTSNKMWGGRFAAGPDAIMEAINASIGFDKRMAAQDIKGSRAHAAMLAATGILTDNDADAIREGLLTILSEIEEGRFEFSAALEDIHMNVEARLKDLIGEPAGRLHTGRSRNDQVATDFKLWVRDQLDAADEGLQALIRALLSQAEAGADWVMPGFTHLQTAQPVTWGHHMMAYVEMFGRDLSRIRDARARMNECPLGAAALAGTSFPIDREMTAEALGFDRPAANSLDAVSDRDFALEFMSAASICAMHLSRFAEELVIWSSAQFRFVALSDRFSTGSSIMPQKKNPDAAELIRAKVGRIFGANTALMMVMKGLPLAYSKDMQEDKEQVFDAADNLMLALAAMTGMVGDMTAERENLAAAAGSGFSTATDLADWLVRVPNLPFRDAHQVTGTLVAMAEAQGCDLPDLTLEQMQSVHAEITADVFDVLGVENSVNSRMSYGGTAPAQVRAQIARWKEILK; encoded by the coding sequence ATGACCGACACGACCTCGAACAAAATGTGGGGCGGGCGTTTCGCCGCCGGACCGGATGCGATCATGGAGGCGATCAATGCCTCGATCGGGTTCGACAAACGGATGGCCGCGCAAGACATCAAAGGGTCGCGTGCCCATGCCGCCATGCTGGCAGCCACAGGCATCCTGACTGATAACGACGCTGACGCGATACGGGAAGGGCTTCTCACAATCTTGTCAGAGATCGAAGAGGGCCGGTTCGAATTCTCCGCCGCGCTCGAAGACATCCACATGAACGTGGAGGCACGGCTGAAAGACCTGATCGGAGAGCCCGCAGGCCGCCTGCACACGGGCCGCAGCCGCAATGACCAAGTCGCGACCGATTTCAAACTCTGGGTGCGCGACCAATTGGACGCCGCCGATGAGGGGCTGCAAGCCCTGATCCGCGCGCTTTTGTCTCAGGCCGAAGCGGGGGCCGATTGGGTCATGCCGGGCTTTACGCATCTGCAAACCGCGCAGCCCGTGACATGGGGGCATCACATGATGGCCTATGTCGAGATGTTTGGCCGTGACCTGTCGCGCATCCGCGATGCGCGGGCGCGGATGAACGAATGCCCGCTGGGCGCCGCCGCATTGGCTGGCACCTCCTTCCCGATCGACCGCGAGATGACGGCAGAGGCGCTTGGTTTCGACCGGCCCGCCGCGAACTCCCTCGACGCCGTGAGCGACCGCGACTTCGCGCTGGAATTCATGTCAGCCGCCAGCATCTGCGCCATGCACCTGTCGCGCTTCGCCGAGGAACTGGTGATCTGGTCCTCCGCGCAGTTCCGCTTCGTGGCGCTGTCGGATCGCTTCTCGACCGGCTCGTCGATCATGCCGCAGAAAAAGAACCCCGATGCCGCCGAGCTCATTCGCGCCAAGGTGGGCCGCATCTTTGGGGCCAACACCGCCCTGATGATGGTGATGAAGGGGCTGCCGCTGGCCTATTCCAAGGACATGCAAGAGGACAAAGAGCAGGTCTTTGACGCTGCCGACAACCTGATGCTGGCGCTGGCCGCGATGACCGGCATGGTGGGCGACATGACCGCCGAGCGCGAGAACCTTGCCGCCGCCGCGGGCTCGGGCTTCTCCACCGCCACCGATCTCGCCGACTGGCTGGTGCGCGTGCCGAACCTGCCGTTCCGCGACGCGCATCAGGTGACCGGCACGCTGGTCGCCATGGCCGAGGCGCAGGGCTGCGATCTGCCCGACCTGACGCTGGAGCAGATGCAATCGGTCCATGCCGAGATCACGGCGGATGTTTTTGATGTGCTCGGCGTCGAAAATTCGGTAAACTCGCGCATGTCTTATGGCGGCACCGCGCCCGCGCAGGTGCGTGCCCAGATCGCGCGTTGGAAGGAAATCCTGAAGTGA
- a CDS encoding amidohydrolase family protein: MFDLIIKGGTLPDGRRTDIGIKGDRIAAIEDLSTAQARETIDASGDLVSPPFVDPHFHMDATLSYGTPRINASGTLLEGIGLWGELKEVMTQDEVKARALEYCDWAASLGLLAIRSHVDTCDDRLLGVEALLDVRETVKDYIDLQLVAFPQDGLYRDPTAHENTIRALDMGVDVVGGIPHFERTMADGARSVTALCELAAERGLMVDLHCDETDDPHSRHIETLAYETQRLGLQGRVAGSHLTSMHSMDNYYVSKLLPLMAEAQVAAIPNPLINITLQGRHDSFPKRRGLTRVKEMQAMGIDVGWGQDCVMDPWYSMGTGDMLDVAFMGLHVAQMTSPEEMRRCFDMVTNVNARILGLQDYGLRVGATASLVVLDAGNPIEALRLRPDRLCVVAKGRVISRQARNDARLSLPGRPDSVRRRHSAHS, translated from the coding sequence ATGTTCGACCTCATCATCAAAGGCGGCACGCTCCCCGACGGACGCCGCACCGACATCGGCATCAAGGGCGACCGCATCGCCGCCATCGAAGACCTCTCCACGGCGCAGGCCCGCGAGACCATCGACGCCAGCGGCGACCTCGTCAGCCCGCCCTTCGTTGACCCGCATTTCCACATGGACGCCACGCTCAGCTACGGCACCCCGCGCATCAACGCCTCGGGAACCCTGCTCGAAGGCATCGGCCTCTGGGGCGAGTTGAAGGAGGTGATGACCCAAGACGAAGTCAAAGCACGCGCGCTGGAATATTGCGACTGGGCCGCCTCGCTCGGCCTTCTGGCGATCCGCAGCCATGTCGACACCTGCGACGACCGTCTTTTGGGCGTCGAAGCCCTACTCGACGTGCGCGAAACGGTGAAGGACTACATCGACCTGCAACTCGTCGCCTTCCCGCAAGACGGGCTCTACCGCGACCCCACGGCGCATGAGAACACGATCCGTGCCCTCGACATGGGCGTCGACGTGGTGGGCGGCATCCCGCATTTCGAACGCACCATGGCCGACGGCGCCCGCTCCGTCACCGCGCTGTGCGAGTTGGCCGCCGAACGCGGCCTCATGGTCGACCTGCATTGCGATGAGACCGACGACCCCCATTCGCGCCACATCGAGACGCTGGCCTATGAGACTCAACGCCTCGGGCTGCAGGGCAGGGTGGCTGGCTCGCATCTGACCTCGATGCATTCGATGGATAATTACTACGTCTCGAAACTGCTGCCGCTGATGGCCGAAGCGCAGGTCGCCGCGATCCCCAATCCCCTGATCAACATCACCCTGCAGGGCCGCCACGACAGCTTCCCGAAACGCCGCGGCCTGACGCGGGTGAAGGAGATGCAGGCCATGGGCATCGACGTCGGCTGGGGGCAGGACTGCGTGATGGACCCGTGGTATTCCATGGGCACGGGTGACATGCTCGACGTGGCCTTCATGGGGCTGCACGTGGCGCAGATGACCTCGCCCGAGGAGATGCGCCGCTGTTTTGACATGGTGACGAATGTGAACGCGCGGATCCTCGGCTTGCAGGACTACGGGCTGCGCGTTGGCGCGACCGCCTCGCTGGTGGTGCTGGACGCGGGCAACCCGATCGAGGCGCTGCGCCTGCGGCCCGACCGGCTCTGCGTCGTGGCCAAGGGCCGCGTGATCTCACGCCAAGCGCGCAACGACGCGCGGCTCAGCCTGCCGGGGCGGCCCGACAGCGTGCGCCGCCGCCATAGCGCACATTCGTAA
- a CDS encoding TlpA family protein disulfide reductase, producing MKNLVLGLVYTLLVAGANPALAGTADIAGLREGDMKKLVIHDAPQAASDVTFEREDDGEAMSLADYEGKVVLVNFWATWCAPCRKEMPQLNALQKEFGGDDFQVLTIATGRNSEEGIKRFFEEAGVDSLPRHQDPKQKLASQMGVFGLPISVILDREGREIARLQGDAKWDSDSARAIIAALIEEGAES from the coding sequence ATGAAAAATCTTGTGCTCGGCCTCGTTTATACGCTGCTTGTCGCAGGTGCAAACCCCGCCCTTGCCGGAACGGCTGACATCGCGGGGCTGCGCGAAGGGGACATGAAGAAACTCGTGATCCATGACGCGCCGCAGGCGGCCTCTGACGTGACCTTTGAGCGTGAGGACGATGGCGAGGCGATGTCGCTGGCGGATTACGAAGGCAAGGTCGTGTTGGTGAACTTCTGGGCCACATGGTGCGCACCCTGCCGCAAGGAAATGCCGCAGTTGAATGCCCTGCAAAAGGAATTCGGCGGCGATGATTTTCAGGTGCTGACCATCGCCACGGGGCGCAACTCTGAAGAAGGGATCAAACGGTTCTTCGAGGAAGCCGGCGTCGACAGCCTGCCCCGCCACCAAGACCCGAAGCAAAAGCTCGCCAGCCAGATGGGCGTATTCGGCCTGCCGATCAGCGTGATCCTTGACCGTGAGGGGCGCGAGATTGCCCGGTTGCAGGGCGATGCGAAATGGGATTCCGACAGCGCACGGGCGATCATCGCAGCCCTGATCGAAGAAGGCGCCGAGAGCTAA
- a CDS encoding ABC transporter permease yields the protein MRLEPVANPTWTRSLGLPALALLATVVIASLLAMVAGAQPFSVLGLIVKGAFGSKFALLETLNRATPLIFTGLAVAVAFRAKLWNIGAEAQLYMGAVVTVVLGTGALAWPSFALLPTIAVAAMLAGAVVLLVPTFLKTRFGVDEVVTTLLLNFVVLLWVSMLLEGPLKDPMGLGWPKSARLIGEARLPRIAEGLRLHWGFALALISALVVWVIQRRSTLGYEMRAVGLNPAAARFAGIPVNAVLIKTALLSGGLAALAGFSEVAGLKGNLTLDISPGFGYTGIIVAMLALLNPLGVVVAALFVAGIFVGADSMSRAAGVPTYLADIMLALALLAMVLAIMLTKFRVRRD from the coding sequence ATGCGGCTTGAACCCGTCGCCAACCCCACATGGACCCGCTCGCTGGGCCTGCCCGCGCTGGCGCTGCTCGCCACCGTGGTTATCGCCTCACTGCTCGCGATGGTCGCCGGTGCACAGCCGTTCTCGGTGCTGGGCCTCATCGTCAAGGGCGCCTTCGGCTCGAAGTTCGCCCTGCTGGAGACGCTCAACCGCGCCACCCCGCTGATCTTCACCGGGCTTGCCGTCGCCGTCGCCTTCCGCGCGAAACTGTGGAACATCGGCGCCGAGGCGCAGCTTTACATGGGCGCGGTGGTCACCGTGGTGCTGGGCACCGGCGCGCTGGCATGGCCCAGCTTCGCGCTCCTGCCGACGATTGCCGTCGCCGCCATGCTCGCCGGGGCCGTGGTGCTGCTGGTGCCGACCTTCCTCAAAACCCGCTTCGGCGTCGATGAGGTGGTCACCACGCTTCTGCTGAACTTCGTCGTGCTGCTCTGGGTCTCCATGCTGCTCGAAGGGCCGCTGAAGGACCCGATGGGCCTCGGCTGGCCCAAGTCCGCGCGGCTAATCGGGGAGGCGCGTCTGCCGCGCATCGCCGAGGGGCTGCGGCTGCACTGGGGCTTTGCCCTCGCGCTGATCTCGGCCCTCGTCGTCTGGGTGATCCAGCGCCGCAGCACGCTGGGCTACGAGATGCGCGCGGTGGGGCTGAACCCCGCCGCTGCACGGTTCGCGGGCATTCCGGTGAATGCCGTGCTGATCAAGACGGCGCTCTTGTCGGGCGGCCTTGCCGCGCTGGCGGGCTTTTCCGAGGTGGCGGGGCTTAAGGGCAACCTCACCTTGGATATCTCGCCGGGCTTTGGCTACACCGGCATCATCGTCGCCATGCTGGCGCTCTTGAACCCCTTGGGCGTGGTGGTCGCGGCACTCTTCGTCGCCGGCATCTTCGTCGGCGCCGACAGCATGAGCCGCGCCGCGGGCGTGCCCACCTACCTCGCCGACATCATGCTGGCGCTGGCGCTGCTGGCGATGGTGCTGGCGATCATGCTCACGAAATTCCGGGTGAGGCGCGACTGA
- a CDS encoding ABC transporter permease, whose product MDIFDILLQASFWTAAIRIASPLIFAALGELICERAGVLNLGIEGIMVVGAFAGWLTVYLGGGLWFGVAVAMLSGMSFGLVHGVLTVPFGLSQHVVGLGITLLATSLTYYCYRLALPEVTSPPKIEAFQPLEIPLLSDIPVIGPALFNQTPLTYLAFALVLVVTLVLYRTPMGLALRAAGENPAAVEAQGLSVSAIRIGAVMVGSGLMAVGGAFLTMSAFNSFFFEMVNGRGWICIALVVFGSWKPGKTLLGAVLFAAFDALQIRVQQTPLGADIPYQIFLMAPYILSILALVVMSRRAQVPAALMVPFNKGER is encoded by the coding sequence ATGGATATTTTCGACATTCTCCTTCAGGCGAGCTTCTGGACCGCCGCGATCCGCATCGCCTCGCCGCTGATCTTCGCCGCCTTGGGCGAGCTGATTTGCGAGCGGGCCGGGGTGCTGAACCTTGGCATCGAGGGCATCATGGTCGTCGGCGCTTTCGCCGGCTGGCTTACCGTCTACCTCGGCGGCGGGCTGTGGTTCGGCGTGGCGGTGGCGATGCTTTCGGGCATGTCCTTCGGCCTCGTGCACGGTGTGCTGACCGTGCCCTTCGGCCTCAGCCAGCATGTCGTGGGCCTCGGCATCACGCTTCTGGCAACCTCGCTCACATACTATTGCTACCGTCTGGCGCTGCCCGAGGTAACCTCGCCCCCCAAGATCGAGGCCTTCCAGCCGCTGGAAATCCCGCTTCTGTCCGACATCCCGGTGATCGGTCCCGCGCTCTTCAACCAGACCCCGCTGACCTATCTGGCCTTCGCGCTGGTGCTCGTGGTCACGCTGGTGCTCTACCGCACGCCCATGGGCCTCGCCCTGCGCGCGGCGGGGGAGAACCCGGCGGCGGTCGAGGCGCAGGGGCTCAGCGTCTCGGCGATCCGCATCGGCGCGGTCATGGTCGGCAGCGGGCTGATGGCCGTGGGCGGGGCCTTCCTGACCATGTCGGCCTTCAACTCCTTCTTCTTCGAGATGGTCAACGGCCGCGGCTGGATCTGCATCGCGCTGGTGGTCTTCGGCTCGTGGAAGCCGGGCAAGACGCTTCTGGGCGCGGTGCTGTTCGCGGCTTTCGACGCGTTACAGATCCGCGTGCAGCAGACGCCGCTCGGGGCCGATATTCCCTACCAGATATTCCTGATGGCGCCCTATATCCTGTCGATCCTCGCGCTTGTCGTCATGTCGCGCCGGGCGCAGGTGCCAGCGGCGCTGATGGTGCCCTTCAACAAAGGTGAGCGCTGA
- a CDS encoding DUF2834 domain-containing protein: MSLLRMLYLALAVWGAVHPMYYFVTWFNAEGWSLSAMVDAWHANAAASGLVWDLTIAAVTLTIWIIAEVAVRRNFLSLIAIPATFCIGVSCGLPLYLFLRTAPIR; the protein is encoded by the coding sequence ATGTCGCTTTTGCGGATGCTCTACCTCGCCCTCGCGGTCTGGGGGGCGGTGCATCCGATGTATTACTTCGTCACATGGTTCAACGCCGAAGGCTGGAGCCTGAGCGCCATGGTGGACGCATGGCACGCCAATGCCGCCGCCAGCGGGCTGGTCTGGGATCTGACCATCGCTGCCGTCACTTTGACCATCTGGATCATTGCCGAAGTGGCCGTGCGGCGCAATTTCCTCAGCCTGATTGCCATTCCCGCCACGTTCTGTATTGGGGTGAGCTGTGGCCTGCCGCTCTATCTTTTCCTGCGGACAGCGCCCATCAGATAA
- a CDS encoding winged helix DNA-binding protein: MSEEVPPTPSRRIVSSRHLAEGDGWEASELEYGMIIAYNAFTRWMSRCMAAAGNGDLTPLEILVLHNANHRGREKRLTDICFLLNIEDTHTVNYALRKLVKAELLSAEKRGKEVFYRTSPAGAELCEAYRAIRQACFLDGLPRTDISGEELRKIAAQLRAMSGQYDQASRAAASL; this comes from the coding sequence ATGTCGGAAGAAGTACCCCCCACCCCGTCACGCCGGATCGTCTCTTCACGTCACTTGGCCGAGGGCGATGGCTGGGAGGCCTCCGAACTCGAATATGGCATGATCATTGCCTATAACGCCTTCACGCGCTGGATGTCGCGTTGCATGGCGGCAGCGGGCAATGGCGATCTGACGCCGCTGGAAATCCTCGTGCTGCACAACGCCAACCACCGGGGCCGGGAAAAGCGGCTGACGGATATTTGCTTCCTGCTCAACATCGAAGACACGCATACGGTGAACTACGCGCTGCGCAAGCTGGTGAAGGCCGAATTGCTGAGCGCAGAGAAGCGCGGCAAGGAGGTGTTCTATCGCACCTCGCCTGCGGGCGCCGAGCTATGCGAAGCCTATCGCGCGATCCGTCAGGCGTGTTTTCTGGATGGCTTGCCGCGCACCGATATCTCGGGCGAGGAACTGCGCAAGATTGCGGCGCAGCTTCGGGCGATGTCGGGGCAATATGACCAAGCGAGCCGCGCGGCGGCCTCGCTGTAG
- the lysA gene encoding diaminopimelate decarboxylase: MDHFLYKDGVLHAEDVSLAEIAAAVGTPVYVYSTATLLRHFHLFDDALSGMDHLVCYAMKANSNQAVLRTLAQAGAGMDVVSGGEYRRAKAAGVPGDKIVFSGVGKTREEIELALTGGIRQFNVESEPEMILLDVVAREVGKVAPITIRVNPDVDAKTHAKIATGKSENKFGIPIARAREVYAMAAKLPGLEIMGIDVHIGSQLTDLAPFEQAYGKVAELTEVLRADGHDIRRLDLGGGLGIPYERSNSAPPLPTDYGAMVQRTLGHLGCEVEIEPGRLIAGNAGVLVSEVIYLKSGEGRDFLILDAAMNDLIRPAMYDAWHDIVPLNEPAPGAEPRPVDIVGPVCESGDTFAKQRMMPVLGSGDLVAFRSAGAYGAVMSSEYNSRPLIPEVLVNGDQFAVIRPRPSFDEMINRDTIPEWL; the protein is encoded by the coding sequence ATGGATCATTTTCTCTATAAAGACGGTGTGTTGCACGCCGAAGACGTAAGCCTGGCCGAGATTGCCGCTGCCGTGGGCACGCCTGTCTATGTCTATTCCACCGCCACGCTGCTGCGCCATTTCCACCTTTTTGACGATGCGCTGTCGGGGATGGACCATCTGGTCTGCTATGCGATGAAGGCCAATTCCAACCAAGCCGTCTTGCGCACGCTCGCGCAGGCGGGGGCGGGGATGGATGTGGTTTCGGGCGGGGAATACCGCCGGGCCAAGGCGGCGGGCGTGCCGGGCGATAAGATCGTCTTCTCCGGCGTTGGCAAGACCCGGGAAGAGATCGAACTGGCGCTGACGGGCGGCATCCGCCAGTTCAACGTCGAGAGCGAACCGGAGATGATCCTGCTGGATGTCGTGGCGCGCGAAGTGGGCAAAGTGGCCCCGATCACCATCCGCGTGAACCCGGATGTAGACGCGAAGACCCACGCCAAGATCGCCACCGGCAAGAGCGAGAATAAGTTCGGCATCCCCATCGCCCGCGCCCGCGAAGTCTATGCCATGGCGGCCAAGCTGCCGGGGCTCGAGATCATGGGCATCGACGTGCATATCGGCAGCCAGTTGACCGATCTCGCCCCCTTTGAGCAAGCCTATGGCAAGGTCGCGGAACTGACAGAGGTGCTGCGCGCCGATGGCCATGACATCCGGCGGCTCGACCTTGGCGGCGGCTTGGGCATCCCTTACGAGCGGTCGAACTCCGCCCCGCCGCTGCCCACGGATTACGGCGCGATGGTGCAGCGCACGCTGGGGCATCTGGGCTGCGAGGTCGAGATCGAGCCGGGCCGCTTGATCGCAGGCAACGCAGGTGTGCTGGTGAGCGAGGTGATCTATCTCAAATCCGGCGAGGGCCGCGATTTTCTGATCCTCGACGCCGCGATGAACGATCTGATCCGCCCTGCCATGTATGACGCTTGGCATGACATCGTGCCGCTGAACGAACCCGCCCCGGGGGCCGAACCGCGCCCCGTCGATATCGTGGGCCCGGTCTGCGAATCCGGTGATACTTTCGCCAAACAGCGGATGATGCCGGTGCTGGGCTCAGGCGATCTGGTGGCCTTCCGCTCTGCCGGGGCTTACGGCGCGGTGATGAGCAGCGAGTATAATTCGCGGCCCCTGATCCCCGAGGTGCTGGTGAACGGCGATCAATTCGCGGTTATCCGCCCACGGCCAAGCTTTGACGAAATGATAAACCGCGATACCATCCCTGAATGGCTTTGA